The sequence atatgtgtgtgtgtgtgtgtgtgtgtgtgNNNNNNNNNNNNNNNNNNNNNNNNNNNNNNNNNNNNNNNNNNNNNNNNNNNNNNNNNNNNNNNNNNNNNNNNNNNNNNNNNNNNNNNNNNNNNNNNNNNNNNNNNNNNNNNNNNNNNNNNNNNNNNNNNNNNNNNNNNNNNNNNNNNNNNNNNNNNNNNNNNNNNNNNNNNNNNAAGGCAGATCCACGTGGCAAGATAAGGTTATCAATCAGTGACCAATCACAAATCGCAACTTTGCCAACTTCTGATTGGACGAGATTATACAGCTCgtgctgtgattggtcgcagGATTATCTTGACTTGCGTTCTAAACTCAGAAGTCCAAGATGGCGTCTGTGGGCAAGAGTTTGTTACTGTTTCTCTGTCTCGTATCTTCCATTGTCTTTGTTACTCCAGTTGATATTCCAGACGAGTATAAGTTCAAGTACGAGGATGACGGGCTGTATGCCGAGGattttgaccttgaaattgGCAAGGGGCTGAAGACGTTCGAGAGGAATCTGGTAGGAATCTGGCTTATCGTTCCTTATTTTTGTGAACTACACCGCTTTGATCTTGCTTCTTCCACACTTTCCGCTTGTTTAATCGAACTCGTACATGTAGTACGGGAAAAACAGCATTTGCTACACGTGGGTGGCGTCTTCGGTTTGATTTTGTGGATGGTAGGAATGCGACAACAGAATCCAGATTATGCGCGATGCCAAAAGATAACGGTACTGATATGCGCGATACCACTACACACGTCTACAAATGTCGCTACGTACGATAGTTTCCAATGTGCAGTACAGAATTTTTGCTCTTTCAGATTGTAATTTCTCGCACAATCTGCGCAATCTGTGCAAAATCTTGAGAGTGCCATGAGAATTTCAGCCcataaattttcatgaatatggTTGTTGTATAATTAGTTCCacaagtgacatttgcatactgACAGCAGGGAGCTTTTCACAGCAAATCATTTATGCATGCATTCATGTACATGGACCAGGTCAGTATGCAAATGACAGTCACAGTGATGGAATTTTTTATGAATTATTATCAGACCGGTATCATTTTGATACCATATCCTTAAATGTGCAcgatggttttaattttgtttcacGGTGACCTCATACTGAAAATCATGACAAACTTTAAAAgcaaatttgtatattttcattaCCAGAATTTTCATCAACAGACAAAAGCGAGTCGTACACTGTGAAACCTCCTTTCCCTTCCTATCCTTACAAATTTACCAACTTTTCAACTCTTTGGTTTCAGGATGATGTTTTCACATGCAGACTCTCCTACGAGATTCCAAAAGGAGAAACAGAGGTATGTATCACTATCAGGAAGCAAAACTTCAAAAgcctattttttaaaaatgtaattacctttgccagaatagCTAAGATTATGTTTTAGGCGtttgagtctgtctgtctgtctgtctgtgtgttaacagcataacttgagaagccttggatggatcctgatgatatttggtaggtgggtaggggtcgggaaaacgaaggtcaaatttgataatgggccccctagcggcttgcttaggtactgcagcggtacctcaatttttaatatctcgtgttcttGACATGCTGTGGTCCTGATGAGTGGCAAATAGCCCCCGGACCAGAGAGTGAGTGCTGTGAGTCTGGGCTTCCTAGCGTCTTTTTTGTAACTGCAGGCGCCAGTTTTCCTTTCAGACTTTGGACGAAAaaaactcgagaacgtgttgaaggatcgtcatgatttttgaaatgtagatagaaagagtgatgacttacatattgggatactaattatgtaaatcaacagctaatttgcataattaatgaggaaagtttataaatccactgcttTTCATGAtgagactttcaaacttgtcacatatctAGCTAGGAAGAGCGcgagtgtaattttttcgactactactatatctgcgcgattcgacctctgcttggagagtagctgggaaggagagaaatgtcgatagatatcaattatgcaaattacaacctcatttgcataattaatgagaaaatatgaacgttttgacggattgtcataattttttgtatgtagatagccaaagtgAAGGCCtgcataatgagatactaattatgcaaatcaacagctaatttgcataattaatgaggaaagttttataaatacactgcattccatgataggacctTCAAACTTGTGactgtcacatatgtagctgagaaggagagaaatgtcaatagatattaattatgcaaatgaggtcatcatttgcataattaatgagaaatatgaacgtgttgaagaatcgtcacgatttttggtatgtaggtagcctaAGTGAAAACGttcataatgagataccaattatgcaccattaatttgtataatcaatggtGAAATCTAATGAACCAACttcaggcatataaaataaaatgtaatgagtaagaCATATATGTCTACATAACAagcctggtttatttggcaaaggtatgtgttcgtggaactctagttttataaATAGTTTGAGTATGTGATTTCATAATAAAGCTACTACGCTGTACCTGTTTCGCCCCTAGCAAGCTGGTAGAGCTGATGGTGaggtatatattatatatgtataaaattgtatatcatcagggctcgaaataccacctgtatgctggtaagattggagctgtgcaggtatttctggtgtctacctgcacctaacctgcactggtccatttaCTGggatttatacataaatgtcatatgtaTGATGTAGGTAATATACTATGTGGATTGTTGTTAtcaatattagaaaaaaaaagcaatggttcctgaacaattttagtatgatccatacttcctaaattcacaGAGGTGCAGGTAAggtttgtctggtgcagataattttcaatgtttcatatatctatctatctatctatctatatatatatatatgtatatgtacagtcaaacctgtattagcggccacctttgcatagcagccacctggccatagtggccactttttgtcggtcccttggattcgtaattattaagaaataggcttagcagccacctgtccaacgcggccatggccacacgatttccggtcccgttgatacagaaacaagttgcctattgcaaccatactgcagccttatgtcaccctgcaccgagtttgaaattgtagtttgcaaggatttgtagttcctgacagggtcattttggcggtagcagaaggtatgcatgccttgagcattaaagtgcaagtctttgttggtgaatttaccgatcgagacaatgctACTTGCcgttggtgagaaagattagtgggaactgaaatcatgtgtagcttgctcatggtcaattgatcaacattttctttacaggggccacctgtctatagtggccatatttctccagccCCTTgagtggtcgctatagacaggtttgactgtatatgataAAACACAATATCTGTCTTGTTTTATTCTAAGAAAATTATCAAATTTAAAAAGTATTGAAGTGATAAGAATGAATGTTAATGAACAAGAATAACAGAGATTTGCCAAataaaagttactcaagcaactgaatgtGGTTTTGGAAAATAGAAATGGTCTATGACCCTTTTCAAAATcagatccagttgcttgaataactatTTTTTAGCttgtcttattacctgaatgtttaaccttcattgacgtaacaACATATTGTGAACCATAGACACCTGGATGTGATGTGTATtaaaccttcattgatgtaacaACAGAGATGTAAATTGACAAAGATAAGTGCACAACTTTCTTCTAACTTTCATTATGTGTATTTATACCAGGATAGCAAAAGGAGTACTTTAATTTTTACTAAAACGGTATTCTGTTGGCAGGAATGACACGTTACACTGTCTTAGAGTCCGGATTTAACAGCCTATTCCTGAAACATTGAGGGGTAATATTGCCTTTCTTCTGGAAAGAGAGTGATGATATCATTGTTCCTTTTGTTTCAGACATGGAGGTTTACACTTAATACAGCTGCGGACAAAAGCTCATACTCTTGCTTCGCAGAGAGGTATATTACAGAGTCACATTTCTCGGCTTGCTACCCTTTTGCCTTTGTTATGAACTCTGTTTTGTAACAGAATGGCATGTGATAACCAGAGGGCTGTGGTTGTAGTCACAGTGTGATACGGCTTCCTACAGGTTTGGATGAGaaggaaaaatagtaaaaaggaaaaagtaGTTTTTAAGATCAGCATCTTGCAATTCCTAGTGATGTTTGCCCTTTAATTCTCATCATTCCTTTTACTAGAAGTGTCTTTTATAATAATTCACAGGCCAATAACTTGTACTTAGAATTATTGGCAAGTAGCAACAATTTTGTCATCAGTCATTAGTCAGTGTTCTTACCAGGAATGTTTTCACAGCAGAAGGGCATCTTGGTAGGTGTGAGGGTCTGGGGGAATCCTCCCCctgaaaatgtttgaatttaTAAACCTCataaacactatttcctgcattttaagggccaaatttagtgaaatacattttttttacctttgttgcaaaacaacaacaaaatcccCTTCGCTGGTAAAAACACAAGGTAGGGGCCCAAGCCAGTCAGCATAGGGGGTTCAAGTCACAGCATAGCTGAAAAGACCTGGCGAGAACATTGGCCATACCTAAATGTTGCTTAATCAATGACACAAATGCTGTGATTGTAATGGCTTGTCATTCTTGTACTTTTGATAGCATCACTGTTTCTGATTGCAAGTGACAGACTGATATGTTGAAGTATCAAATAGCAATGTACATGTTGAGCCCTATATTTTTGCCACAACAATATCTGTAAAATAAAACGCTTTCCAACTAGTTTTTTTTCACTGTGGCATCTGATAACTGGAATGACTATAATTATTGGTCCATAGTCCTGCATCTGTTTGTGTCTATATTGTTGCATAACATAGAATATGTAGGAGTTATGTTACATAACAATTACACTTGATTAATGATACCCATTCCTCACTTTTCTCCATAGGCCAGGCCCAAAAAATTCTGAGCTCAACTTCAAGCAGTTCAAAATGTCCCTGATAGGAGTCAAGGAAATCAACAATGGGGAGGCATATGTAAGCAAGATCATTCTTTGTAAGCTGTAAACATCTGTACaaaaacatttgtacaaaaatattatgTAAAATAATGCCTCACTGGCCATTCCTGATGTCATGTGGTATGGAGCAAAAA comes from Branchiostoma floridae strain S238N-H82 chromosome 2, Bfl_VNyyK, whole genome shotgun sequence and encodes:
- the LOC118431395 gene encoding uncharacterized protein LOC118431395 isoform X10; the encoded protein is MASVGKSLLLFLCLVSSIVFVTPVDIPDEYKFKYEDDGLYAEDFDLEIGKGLKTFERNLDDVFTCRLSYEIPKGETETWRFTLNTAADKSSYSCFAERPGPKNSELNFKQFKMSLIGVKEINNGEAYGEPSVSLPAEEYMVDKHKMEVSSRRGKFKGNLSRLAALGIPLQPHTEL
- the LOC118431395 gene encoding uncharacterized protein LOC118431395 isoform X9, which gives rise to MASVGKSLLLFLCLVSSIVFVTPVDIPDEYKFKYEDDGLYAEDFDLEIGKGLKTFERNLDDVFTCRLSYEIPKGETETWRFTLNTAADKSSYSCFAERPGPKNSELNFKQFKMSLIGVKEINNGEAYGEPSVSLPAEEYMVDKHKMEVTSLPGKFKGHVSRLFAVALMRHPHEEL
- the LOC118431395 gene encoding uncharacterized protein LOC118431395 isoform X11, giving the protein MASVGKSLLLFLCLVSSIVFVTPVDIPDEYKFKYEDDGLYAEDFDLEIGKGLKTFERNLDDVFTCRLSYEIPKGETETWRFTLNTAADKSSYSCFAERPGPKNSELNFKQFKMSLIGVKEINNGEAYGEPSVSLPAEEYMVDKHKMEVLSLDGFKGHLSRLLAVARPHSVHEEL
- the LOC118431395 gene encoding uncharacterized protein LOC118431395 isoform X8, which produces MASVGKSLLLFLCLVSSIVFVTPVDIPDEYKFKYEDDGLYAEDFDLEIGKGLKTFERNLDDVFTCRLSYEIPKGETETWRFTLNTAADKSSYSCFAERPGPKNSELNFKQFKMSLIGVKEINNGEAYGEPSVSLPAEEYMVDKHKMEVTSLPGKFKGHVSRLFAVALMRHPHEEL